From a region of the Narcine bancroftii isolate sNarBan1 chromosome 5, sNarBan1.hap1, whole genome shotgun sequence genome:
- the LOC138764560 gene encoding uncharacterized protein — MGGSKSKGSSENSGQFLGVPLDSPLGRMFENWASKRYRDKNKKKMVQYCLLWSKQPIKGSSVWWPKFGSDEDWVRQALNIYVNSRPKVNQEESAYAFCWVPWPGSLTKCFKLRVAGEKKWEPLDNLPPPYIPPVPTAPEESSLPEGKGDESDCPERGREKKNELRESDPKLPPVNRPWTRSQTGPGPSKFSISLNPLREVPMGGPGGGTGYVNVPLTSTEVRGFKKEMKKLLEDPIGLAEQLDQFLGPNTYTWEEMQAIMGTLFSSQERQMIRRAALLMWEYEQPGDPRPHEQKYPLNEPRWDK, encoded by the coding sequence atgggaggatcaaaatctaagggttcgtctgaaaattcaggacaattcctgggagttccccttgacagccctttggggagaatgtttgaaaattgggctagtaaaagatatcgagacaaaaacaagaaaaagatggttcaatattgtctcctttggtcgaaacaacctattaaaggttcctcggtctggtggccgaaatttggatctgatgaggattgggttagacaagcattaaacatatatgtaaattcgagaccaaaggtgaatcaagaagagtcagcatatgcattttgttgggttccctggccaggatccttaacaaaatgttttaaattgagggtagcgggagaaaagaagtgggaacctctggacaaccttccccctccttatattcccccggtgcctactgcgcccgaggaaagctcattaccggaggggaaaggtgatgaatctgattgccccgaaaggggccgggaaaaaaagaatgaattaagggagtcggaccctaaacttccaccggtaaaccgaccctggacaagatcccagactggtccaggaccatcaaagttttcaataagcctaaatcccctgagggaagttcctatgggaggaccgggagggggaacgggatatgtgaatgttcccctaactagtacagaggtgcggggatttaagaaagaaatgaaaaagttattggaagatcctataggactggccgaacagctcgaccaattcctgggaccaaacacatatacgtgggaagagatgcaggcaataatgggaacattattctcatcccaggagaggcagatgattcgacgggctgccctcctcatgtgggaatatgaacaacctggggaccccagaccccatgaacaaaaatatcccttaaatgaacccaggtgggacaaatga
- the LOC138765465 gene encoding zinc finger protein 239-like, which produces MKHHWFHTGEKPFVCPKRFTCPEYGKRFAQTTHLLSYQRVHTCSECVMSFTYTSNLPRHQQFHTGERPFTCPECGKGFTQASSLLTHHQVHTGERPFNCLECRKRFVWSFQLLRHQ; this is translated from the exons ATGAAACACCATTGGTTCCACACCGGGGAAAAGCCGTTCGTCTGCCCCAA GAGGTTCACCTGTCCTGAGTATGGGAAGAGGTTCGCCCAGACCACCCACCTGTTGAGTTACCAGCGGGTTCACACATGCTCCGAGTGCGTGATGAGCTTCACCTATACATCCAACCTGCCGAGACACCAGCAGTTTCATACAGGGGAGAGGCCCTTTACCTGCCCtgagtgtgggaagggcttcacccaggCCTCCAGCCTGTTGACGCACCATCAGGtacacactggggagaggcctttCAACTGCCTTGAGTGCAGGAAGAGGTTCGTTTGGTCCTTCCAACTGCTGAGACATCAGTAG